A genomic stretch from Nocardia wallacei includes:
- a CDS encoding helicase HerA-like domain-containing protein, whose translation MTTPQEKAAAARKAAAEAARVAAEAAAAAEAAEREAAAATGAAHGGVESSAPQSASGHAVAQEIAAGYAFEGAALELGTVVVGESVDSSARVRIPLRTMNRHGLVAGATGTGKTKTLQGIAEQLSAAGIPVVLADVKGDLSGLSRPGEPGDKITARARETGETNWAPTGFPVEFVSLGTDGIGVPIRATITSFGPVLLSKVLGLNETQESTLGLIFHWADRQGLALLDLKDLRSVIQHLTSPEGKADLKGIGGVSAATAGVILRSLVNLENEGGDTFFGEPELDPSDLLRTVGGQGVITLFELGAQSSRPVLFSTFLMWVLADLFQTLPEIGDIDKPKLVFIFDEAHLLFNDASKAFLDQVEQTVKLIRSKGVGVFFCTQLPTDVPNQVLSQLGARIQHALRAFTPEDQKALTKTVRTYPKTSAYDLEQALTTLGIGEAVVTVLSEKGAPTPVAWTRLRPPRSLMDTIGEDAIRAAAQGSELHAKYGETIDRESAYERLAAKVVAAEPEPERRSTRAEDSAAERIMRNPAVKGFLRSAATAAGREISRSIFGTRRR comes from the coding sequence ATGACAACCCCTCAGGAGAAGGCCGCGGCAGCGCGCAAGGCGGCCGCGGAGGCGGCGCGGGTCGCGGCGGAGGCGGCGGCCGCGGCGGAGGCCGCTGAGCGCGAGGCGGCTGCGGCGACGGGTGCCGCTCACGGTGGTGTGGAAAGTTCTGCGCCGCAATCGGCGTCCGGCCATGCGGTCGCGCAGGAGATCGCGGCGGGATATGCCTTCGAGGGTGCCGCGCTGGAGCTGGGTACGGTAGTGGTGGGCGAGTCCGTGGATTCGTCTGCGCGCGTGCGCATTCCGCTGCGGACGATGAACCGGCACGGTCTCGTCGCGGGCGCCACCGGTACCGGGAAGACGAAGACGTTGCAGGGTATCGCCGAACAGCTCTCCGCCGCTGGGATTCCGGTGGTGCTGGCCGACGTGAAGGGCGACCTGTCGGGGCTCTCGCGGCCCGGGGAGCCTGGTGACAAGATCACCGCGCGGGCCCGGGAGACGGGGGAAACGAATTGGGCTCCAACGGGTTTCCCGGTCGAGTTCGTCTCCCTGGGTACCGACGGCATCGGGGTTCCGATCCGTGCCACCATCACCTCCTTCGGGCCGGTTCTGTTGTCGAAGGTGCTGGGGCTCAACGAGACTCAGGAGTCGACCCTCGGCCTGATCTTCCACTGGGCCGACCGGCAGGGCCTGGCGCTGTTGGACCTGAAGGATCTGCGGTCGGTGATTCAGCACCTCACCAGCCCCGAGGGCAAAGCGGATCTGAAGGGTATCGGGGGCGTCTCGGCCGCCACCGCCGGTGTGATCCTGCGGTCCCTGGTGAACCTGGAGAACGAGGGCGGCGACACGTTCTTCGGCGAGCCGGAACTGGATCCGTCCGATCTGCTGCGCACGGTCGGCGGGCAGGGTGTGATCACCTTGTTCGAGCTGGGTGCGCAGTCGTCGCGACCGGTGTTGTTCTCCACCTTCCTGATGTGGGTGCTGGCCGATCTGTTCCAGACATTGCCCGAGATCGGCGATATCGACAAGCCCAAGTTGGTCTTCATCTTCGACGAGGCGCACCTGCTGTTCAACGACGCGTCGAAGGCGTTCCTGGATCAGGTGGAGCAGACCGTGAAGCTGATCCGCTCCAAGGGTGTCGGCGTGTTCTTCTGCACGCAGCTGCCGACCGATGTGCCGAATCAGGTGCTGTCCCAACTGGGCGCGCGGATCCAGCACGCGCTGCGCGCCTTCACACCGGAGGACCAGAAGGCGCTCACCAAGACCGTGCGCACATACCCGAAGACCAGCGCGTACGACCTCGAACAGGCGCTCACCACCCTGGGTATCGGCGAGGCGGTGGTGACGGTGCTGTCGGAGAAGGGCGCGCCGACGCCCGTGGCGTGGACGCGGCTGCGCCCGCCACGGTCGCTGATGGACACCATCGGGGAGGACGCCATTCGCGCGGCCGCGCAGGGGAGCGAGTTGCACGCCAAGTACGGCGAGACCATCGATCGGGAATCGGCGTACGAACGTCTCGCCGCGAAAGTCGTTGCGGCGGAGCCGGAGCCGGAACGTCGATCCACGAGGGCCGAGGATTCTGCGGCCGAGCGCATCATGAGGAATCCCGCGGTGAAGGGCTTCTTGCGTTCCGCGGCCACGGCAGCGGGCAGGGAGATCAGCCGGAGCATTTTCGGGACTCGGCGGCGGTGA
- the orn gene encoding oligoribonuclease, which produces MVWMDCEMTGLRLDSDKLIEVAALVTDSDLNILGDGVDIVIHADDAALAAMPPVVQEMHARSGLTEEVRRSTVTMAEAERQVLDYVKQYVPTPRTVPLAGNSIATDRGFIARDMPDLDAHLHYRMIDVSSIKELCRRWYPRIYFGQPEKGLAHRALADIKESIRELEYYRRTAFVPAPGPATSDIAAVAADLLSRRQSPAQQPD; this is translated from the coding sequence ATGGTGTGGATGGATTGCGAGATGACCGGCCTGCGGCTGGACAGCGACAAGCTGATCGAGGTCGCCGCGCTGGTGACCGACAGCGATCTCAATATTCTCGGCGACGGTGTCGACATCGTCATCCACGCCGACGACGCCGCGCTGGCCGCCATGCCGCCGGTGGTCCAGGAGATGCACGCCCGCTCCGGCCTCACCGAGGAGGTGCGCCGCTCCACGGTCACCATGGCCGAGGCCGAGCGACAGGTGCTCGACTACGTCAAGCAGTACGTGCCCACCCCCCGGACCGTCCCGCTGGCCGGCAACTCCATCGCCACCGACCGCGGCTTCATCGCCCGCGACATGCCCGACCTCGACGCCCATCTGCACTACCGCATGATCGACGTCAGCTCCATCAAGGAACTGTGCCGCCGCTGGTATCCGCGCATCTATTTCGGCCAGCCCGAGAAGGGCCTCGCCCACCGCGCCCTGGCCGACATCAAGGAATCGATCCGCGAACTCGAGTACTACCGCCGCACCGCCTTCGTCCCCGCCCCCGGCCCCGCGACGTCCGACATCGCCGCAGTAGCCGCCGACCTCCTCTCCCGCCGACAATCCCCAGCTCAGCAACCCGATTAG
- a CDS encoding PucR family transcriptional regulator — protein sequence MVKLDRLINILGRYGTRLHGHAAARGAELHSVTVHDPVRPHSAVGDVFLAVGIADLREAVTLATRTRAMLVVARTTEQPSRALLETLEKAGTALLLADPAVSWSQIASVVYGLVLEGRETESGRGPSDLFALADTLAATLDAPVTIEDQLCRVMAYSSTPHDTDPVRLDTILGRRMPDHVRGLLEQQGVFDHLARTDAPFHIPPSPAHGLRGRTVAAVRTGRELLGSLWISSEDPLSPSQSRILEDGARTVALHLLRSRVSADLERQVESELVIQLLEGSPDAEAVAGKLGIPAEHLRVIALQAHTELERHAGILLAFERATTGFGWSRVGRSTLFGNTVYTLLPTGDDPAPAYRWVRDLAAGLPAHVEIFAGIGGPANLREVTASRQEADECMALHMSSDDPVPVCYDTAWDRVLIQRLKSVASKGRLPARDPVAQLAEYDARNDTHYLPTLKAWLEAHGELSAAARMLDVHPNTVRNRINQMSRIVPLHLNDPRQRVAMLIALSVRAPDSPVE from the coding sequence ATGGTCAAGTTGGATCGCCTGATCAATATCCTGGGCAGGTACGGCACCCGGCTGCACGGGCACGCGGCGGCACGCGGCGCCGAGTTGCACAGTGTGACGGTGCACGATCCGGTACGACCGCACTCCGCCGTCGGGGATGTCTTCCTCGCCGTGGGCATCGCCGACCTGCGCGAGGCCGTCACCCTGGCCACGCGCACGCGCGCCATGCTCGTCGTCGCCCGCACCACCGAGCAGCCCAGCCGAGCTCTCCTCGAGACTCTCGAAAAGGCCGGTACCGCACTGCTTCTCGCGGATCCGGCGGTGTCGTGGAGCCAGATCGCCTCGGTCGTCTACGGATTGGTGCTGGAGGGCCGCGAGACCGAATCGGGCCGCGGGCCGAGCGACCTTTTCGCCCTCGCCGATACCCTCGCGGCCACCCTCGACGCGCCGGTCACGATCGAGGACCAGCTGTGCCGGGTGATGGCGTACTCGAGCACGCCGCACGACACCGACCCGGTCCGGCTGGACACCATCCTCGGCCGCCGCATGCCCGACCACGTGCGCGGACTGCTCGAACAGCAGGGTGTGTTCGACCATCTCGCCCGCACCGACGCCCCGTTCCACATTCCGCCGTCGCCCGCCCACGGACTGCGCGGACGCACGGTGGCGGCCGTCCGGACCGGTCGCGAACTGCTCGGGTCGCTGTGGATCTCCTCCGAGGATCCGCTGTCCCCCTCGCAGTCGCGGATCCTGGAGGACGGCGCCCGCACCGTCGCGCTGCATCTGCTGCGGTCGCGGGTCAGCGCCGATCTGGAACGGCAGGTCGAATCCGAGCTGGTGATTCAGCTCTTGGAGGGCAGCCCGGACGCCGAGGCCGTCGCCGGGAAGCTCGGCATACCGGCCGAACACCTGCGCGTGATCGCGCTGCAAGCGCACACCGAACTGGAGCGGCACGCGGGAATCCTGCTCGCCTTCGAACGCGCCACCACCGGATTCGGCTGGTCCAGGGTCGGGCGCAGCACGCTGTTCGGCAATACGGTCTACACCCTGCTGCCCACCGGGGACGATCCGGCGCCGGCCTATCGCTGGGTCCGGGACCTGGCCGCCGGGCTGCCCGCGCACGTCGAGATATTCGCCGGAATCGGCGGCCCCGCGAACCTGCGCGAGGTCACGGCGAGCCGCCAGGAGGCCGACGAGTGCATGGCGTTGCACATGAGTTCCGACGATCCGGTTCCGGTCTGTTACGACACCGCGTGGGATCGGGTGCTGATCCAGCGATTGAAGTCGGTGGCGTCGAAAGGCCGCCTGCCCGCACGGGATCCGGTCGCGCAACTGGCGGAGTACGACGCCCGCAACGACACGCACTACCTGCCGACGTTGAAAGCGTGGCTGGAGGCACACGGCGAATTGTCCGCGGCCGCAAGGATGTTGGATGTACACCCCAACACCGTGCGCAACCGTATCAACCAGATGAGCCGGATCGTCCCACTACACCTGAACGATCCGCGGCAGCGGGTCGCCATGTTGATCGCGCTGTCGGTCCGCGCACCCGACTCACCCGTGGAGTAG
- a CDS encoding DUF2252 domain-containing protein — protein MFDQWLDPEEAYARGRALRADADHSEHRELALPDDRPSIVDFVHASNADRVPELIPLRVGRMLESPFAFFRGSAALMAGDLAATPSSGLTAQLCGDAHAANFGLYGTSDGRIVMDINDFDETAPGPWEWDLKRLAASLVLAGRVGGVSENGCREAAHDAARSYRRTIDHLARLPFLESWTALGDESVIDRVEADELLDDFARAAGKAKKNTSAKIAAKTTRTEGGQWRFVPDPPVLTEVSAATADEVVAALDDYVDTLRESRAHLVRRYTVCDVAFRVVGTGSVGLRNYLILLRGNGDEALVLQAKQARPSALQQALGLAPVPHEGRRIVDGARLVQAETDILLGWATIGGRPYIVRQFRNRKGAIEVTELKRDHLDDYGRLAGALLARAHSRSIDPRVLAGYCADGDKMDSAYARYALDYADRTEADHEELVRAVKSGALPAVEED, from the coding sequence ATGTTCGACCAGTGGCTGGATCCGGAGGAGGCGTACGCCCGCGGCCGCGCGCTGCGTGCCGACGCCGATCACAGCGAACATCGGGAACTCGCACTGCCCGACGACCGTCCGTCGATCGTGGATTTCGTGCACGCGAGCAATGCCGACCGAGTGCCCGAGCTGATTCCGCTGCGGGTCGGGCGCATGCTCGAGTCGCCGTTCGCGTTCTTCCGCGGCAGCGCCGCCCTGATGGCCGGTGATCTCGCCGCGACGCCCAGCAGCGGCCTCACCGCACAGCTGTGCGGTGACGCGCACGCGGCGAACTTCGGGCTGTACGGCACCTCGGACGGTCGAATCGTGATGGACATCAACGACTTCGACGAGACCGCGCCGGGCCCGTGGGAGTGGGATCTGAAGCGCCTGGCCGCCAGCCTGGTGCTGGCCGGACGGGTGGGCGGTGTGTCGGAGAACGGCTGCCGCGAGGCCGCGCACGACGCCGCCCGCAGCTACCGCCGCACCATCGACCACCTGGCGCGGCTGCCGTTCCTGGAATCGTGGACGGCGCTGGGCGACGAGTCGGTGATCGACCGCGTCGAGGCCGACGAACTGCTCGACGACTTCGCCAGGGCCGCCGGGAAGGCGAAGAAGAACACCAGCGCGAAGATCGCGGCGAAGACGACCCGGACCGAGGGCGGGCAGTGGCGGTTCGTCCCCGATCCGCCCGTGCTCACCGAGGTGTCCGCCGCGACGGCCGACGAGGTCGTCGCCGCCCTGGACGATTACGTGGACACCCTGCGCGAGTCGCGAGCGCACCTGGTGCGGCGGTACACGGTCTGCGACGTGGCGTTCCGGGTGGTCGGCACGGGCAGCGTCGGACTGCGCAATTATCTGATCCTGTTGCGCGGCAACGGCGACGAGGCTCTGGTGCTGCAGGCCAAGCAGGCTCGGCCGAGCGCGTTGCAACAGGCGCTGGGCTTGGCGCCGGTGCCGCACGAGGGACGGCGAATCGTGGACGGCGCGCGGCTGGTGCAGGCCGAGACCGACATCCTGCTGGGTTGGGCGACTATCGGCGGGCGCCCGTACATCGTGCGCCAGTTCCGTAATCGCAAGGGCGCCATCGAGGTCACGGAGCTGAAGCGCGACCATCTCGACGACTACGGCCGCCTCGCGGGCGCCCTGCTGGCCCGCGCCCACAGCCGCTCCATCGATCCGCGCGTCCTGGCCGGGTACTGCGCCGACGGCGACAAGATGGATTCGGCGTACGCCCGCTACGCGCTCGACTACGCCGATCGCACCGAGGCCGACCACGAGGAGTTGGTTCGTGCGGTGAAAAGCGGTGCGCTGCCGGCCGTCGAGGAGGACTGA
- a CDS encoding L,D-transpeptidase, with amino-acid sequence MGIWRGRQRSKAMLGAVALLSVLGLAATACSNSGADGPQAAIEPNPVAELIKPKLVVPVKDGEAGVSPGVPLQIRAQDGKLAAVTLTNPEGVQVAGQVAPDGQSWQVGEQLGFGRTYRLQAEAVGLGGKTSTALSFTTLSPRNRTHPWLLPGEDEVVGIGQPVAVQFDENIPDRRAAQDAIKITTNPPVEGAFYWVNNREVRWRPEHFWAPGTRINVDVNTYGKDLGNGLIGDSDIHSAFTIGEPTIFTADDNTKTVVVERNGEVIRSMPTSMGKASAPTDNGIYIISDRFDHIIMDSSTYGVAATGPDGYRTPVDYATRMSYSGIFMHSAPWSLGAQGYSNTSHGCLNLSPADARWVYENAKRGDIAIVKNTIGDTLSGIDGLGDWNIPWSEWKAGNADSSW; translated from the coding sequence ATGGGCATATGGCGTGGTCGACAGCGGTCGAAGGCGATGCTGGGGGCGGTGGCGCTGCTGTCCGTGCTGGGGCTGGCGGCGACCGCGTGCAGCAATTCGGGAGCCGACGGACCGCAGGCCGCGATCGAGCCCAACCCCGTCGCCGAACTCATCAAGCCCAAGCTCGTGGTGCCGGTCAAGGACGGCGAGGCGGGGGTGTCCCCGGGCGTGCCGTTGCAGATCCGCGCTCAGGACGGCAAGCTCGCCGCGGTGACGCTGACCAATCCGGAGGGCGTCCAGGTGGCGGGGCAGGTCGCGCCGGACGGGCAGTCCTGGCAGGTGGGCGAGCAACTCGGGTTCGGCCGCACCTACCGGTTGCAGGCGGAGGCGGTCGGGCTGGGCGGCAAGACCTCGACCGCGCTGAGTTTCACGACGTTGTCGCCGCGCAACCGCACGCACCCGTGGCTGCTGCCCGGGGAGGACGAGGTGGTCGGCATCGGCCAGCCGGTGGCCGTGCAGTTCGACGAGAACATTCCGGATCGGCGCGCCGCGCAGGACGCGATCAAGATCACAACCAATCCGCCGGTCGAGGGGGCCTTCTACTGGGTGAACAACCGCGAGGTGCGGTGGCGGCCCGAGCATTTCTGGGCGCCGGGCACCCGGATCAATGTCGACGTCAACACTTACGGCAAAGATCTGGGCAACGGCCTGATCGGCGACAGCGACATCCACTCCGCGTTCACCATCGGCGAGCCCACCATCTTCACCGCCGACGACAACACCAAGACGGTCGTGGTGGAGCGCAACGGCGAGGTGATCCGCAGCATGCCGACCTCGATGGGCAAGGCGTCGGCGCCCACCGACAACGGCATCTACATCATCAGCGACCGCTTCGACCACATCATCATGGATTCCTCCACCTACGGTGTCGCGGCGACCGGGCCCGACGGCTACCGTACACCCGTCGACTACGCGACCCGGATGTCCTACAGCGGCATCTTCATGCACTCCGCCCCGTGGTCACTGGGCGCGCAGGGTTATTCGAACACCAGCCACGGCTGCCTGAATCTCAGCCCCGCCGACGCGCGCTGGGTCTACGAGAATGCCAAACGCGGCGATATCGCCATCGTGAAGAACACCATCGGCGACACGCTGTCGGGCATCGACGGGCTCGGCGACTGGAACATCCCGTGGTCGGAGTGGAAGGCCGGCAACGCCGACAGCAGCTGGTGA
- a CDS encoding recombinase family protein, with protein MGVAEDWQMPYIAPDVAVDDDIAFVSDGEAPPGTRTLLYLRVSTPGQVNTDYDPEGISIPAQRVAGQRKAEQLGLNIIGEYIEPGRSATEITKRVEFQRMLDRIRRERDVDYIIVYELARFARNRLDDAIVMADLRKRGVTLISATESIDDTPVGQLMHGILAAFNEYRSRKDGADVSFKMGEKARKGGTLGQATIGYLNVLLQTEDGRKIRTVEIDPERGPLVEQAWKLYATGDYSLIDIERIMRDRGLRTRRTPKRAPKPVTSKEWARFFRSNYYIGIVTYKGEEIPGRHQALVDEETFNRVQRVLDEHGVAGERRRVHHHYLKGSLFCGKDRMEGVVRRMIIQRTPGRHGGDYWYFFCIGNQKNAGCHSPHLNADRVEEAVVEHYKTIAFSPEFIEAMRLAIDKMLAESEAAQRLYRKQLQDQLKDLDTRETNLIELAADGELPQGKIRSRLTEIKRDRERLEAELGKVQLDLSTSAEYLRSFLELLRDPTACTRGQATRCAAA; from the coding sequence GTGGGCGTCGCCGAAGACTGGCAGATGCCGTATATCGCACCCGACGTAGCTGTGGACGACGACATCGCGTTCGTGAGCGACGGGGAAGCGCCGCCCGGCACGAGAACCCTTCTCTACCTTCGTGTATCGACACCAGGCCAGGTGAATACGGACTACGACCCCGAAGGCATCTCGATCCCAGCGCAGCGCGTCGCGGGCCAGCGCAAAGCAGAACAACTGGGGCTCAACATCATTGGTGAGTACATCGAACCTGGGCGGTCAGCCACCGAGATCACTAAGCGCGTCGAGTTTCAGCGCATGCTCGACCGGATCCGACGCGAACGCGACGTGGACTACATCATCGTGTACGAGCTGGCGCGGTTCGCCAGGAACCGGCTCGATGATGCGATCGTCATGGCGGACCTCAGGAAGCGCGGCGTCACGCTGATCAGCGCGACCGAGTCCATCGACGACACCCCCGTCGGCCAGCTGATGCACGGCATCTTGGCCGCGTTCAACGAGTACCGCTCCCGCAAGGATGGTGCCGACGTTTCGTTCAAGATGGGAGAGAAGGCCCGCAAGGGCGGCACCCTCGGGCAGGCGACGATCGGGTACTTGAATGTGCTGCTGCAGACCGAAGACGGCCGCAAGATCCGCACGGTGGAGATTGATCCCGAGCGTGGGCCGCTGGTGGAGCAAGCCTGGAAGCTCTACGCCACCGGCGATTACAGCCTGATCGACATCGAGCGCATCATGCGGGACCGCGGCCTTCGCACTCGCCGCACGCCCAAGCGAGCCCCGAAGCCGGTCACGTCCAAAGAGTGGGCTCGGTTCTTCCGTAGCAACTACTACATCGGCATCGTCACCTACAAGGGCGAGGAGATCCCGGGACGCCATCAGGCGTTGGTGGACGAAGAGACCTTCAACCGCGTACAGCGGGTGCTCGATGAACACGGCGTGGCCGGCGAACGCCGCCGAGTGCACCACCACTATCTCAAGGGCAGCTTGTTCTGCGGCAAGGATCGCATGGAGGGGGTCGTTCGGCGAATGATCATCCAGCGCACCCCCGGCCGACATGGCGGGGACTACTGGTACTTCTTCTGCATCGGCAACCAGAAGAACGCCGGATGCCACTCGCCCCATCTGAACGCCGACAGGGTTGAGGAAGCCGTGGTCGAGCACTACAAGACGATCGCTTTCTCACCAGAGTTCATCGAGGCCATGCGCCTCGCCATCGACAAGATGCTGGCCGAGAGCGAAGCGGCCCAGCGCTTGTACCGGAAGCAGTTGCAGGATCAGCTGAAGGATCTGGACACGCGGGAAACCAACCTGATCGAGCTGGCCGCCGACGGTGAACTACCCCAAGGCAAGATTCGCTCACGGTTGACCGAGATCAAGCGCGATCGGGAGAGATTGGAAGCCGAGCTGGGCAAGGTGCAGCTGGATCTGTCCACCAGCGCTGAGTACCTGCGAAGCTTCCTTGAGCTGCTGCGTGATCCTACCGCCTGTACAAGGGGGCAAGCGACAAGGTGCGCCGCCGCCTGA
- a CDS encoding recombinase family protein codes for MPKDPDKRIERFRELGRLRADEAKLHLVHEVVEMGASATTFKNRIAFQAVLNYFDEHPEVRYLIVPSIGRLSKNWKNLRLILEEFKTRNISVVTFDGVIAASGEIEASIGMAVRYLTESKQDERFPGGVR; via the coding sequence GTGCCCAAGGATCCCGACAAGAGGATCGAGCGATTTCGTGAGCTTGGGCGACTACGAGCGGACGAGGCGAAGCTGCACTTGGTGCACGAGGTCGTAGAGATGGGCGCGTCGGCAACCACCTTCAAGAACCGCATTGCGTTTCAAGCCGTGCTCAACTACTTCGATGAACATCCGGAGGTGCGTTACCTCATCGTCCCCAGCATCGGACGCCTATCCAAGAACTGGAAAAACCTGCGCCTGATCCTGGAGGAATTCAAGACCAGAAACATCTCCGTCGTCACCTTCGATGGTGTCATCGCTGCCAGCGGGGAAATCGAGGCCAGTATCGGGATGGCAGTGCGGTATCTCACCGAGTCGAAGCAGGATGAGCGCTTCCCGGGAGGCGTGAGATGA
- a CDS encoding replication-relaxation family protein encodes MTRPAEQSPIRRRTGPRQLGTLRERLSRRDLAALEDVEQFCLLTTRQLQRLHFAEGHSSIGAATRACTRVLGRLAADGLIVALNDQKRRKGGTRRGSDQLVWQLASRGDLLLRHLRSGGHRKRYTAPSREFIQHTLAVSELGVVLREAAMRGDIELVNLAVEGAAHQYYVGRQGTRAALKPDLHAITAGVEYEHHWFIELDRGTERGPHLRRKLDAYTRYFNSGRYQTEHGLFPSVLWVVPDIRRGQQLARLIEATESIRTELFQVCTCDGFLEEIITRTVGNEEASPHEMRAAVADGGTEGGDDGR; translated from the coding sequence ATGACTCGCCCTGCTGAACAATCTCCGATTCGCCGACGGACCGGCCCTCGCCAGCTGGGCACACTGCGTGAACGCCTCTCGCGGCGCGATCTGGCGGCGCTGGAAGACGTCGAGCAGTTCTGTCTGCTCACTACGCGCCAGCTTCAGCGACTCCACTTCGCCGAAGGTCACAGCTCCATCGGGGCAGCAACACGGGCGTGTACCCGAGTGCTCGGCCGGCTGGCCGCGGATGGCTTGATCGTCGCGCTCAACGACCAGAAGCGCCGCAAGGGCGGCACCCGGCGCGGGTCGGATCAGCTGGTATGGCAACTGGCATCACGAGGGGACCTGCTGCTGCGCCACCTGCGGTCCGGAGGGCACCGCAAGCGCTACACCGCGCCGTCGCGCGAATTCATCCAGCACACCCTCGCTGTCAGCGAACTGGGAGTTGTCCTGCGCGAAGCCGCCATGCGCGGCGATATCGAACTAGTGAACCTCGCGGTCGAAGGTGCTGCCCACCAGTACTACGTCGGTCGGCAGGGAACACGAGCCGCGCTCAAACCGGACCTCCACGCGATTACGGCAGGTGTCGAATACGAGCACCATTGGTTCATCGAGTTGGACCGAGGGACTGAACGGGGACCGCATCTGCGGCGCAAACTCGACGCCTATACGAGATATTTCAATAGTGGACGCTATCAGACCGAGCACGGTTTATTCCCGTCAGTGCTGTGGGTAGTGCCAGACATCAGGCGCGGCCAGCAGCTGGCCCGGCTCATCGAGGCGACCGAATCAATCCGTACCGAGCTGTTTCAAGTCTGTACCTGCGACGGGTTTCTTGAAGAAATCATAACCAGGACAGTCGGCAACGAGGAAGCGTCTCCGCATGAGATGCGAGCCGCCGTGGCGGACGGTGGAACGGAGGGCGGCGACGATGGGCGGTAA